CGTGACCGTGCGGCAGTGGGTGGACTACCGGGCGCTGACGGGAGACGCGAGCGACAACATTCCCGGCGCGAAGGGGATCGGGCCGAAGACGGCGGCCAAGCTCCTTCAGGAGTGCGGCGACCTCGACACCGTGCTTGCCCGCGCGAAGGACGGCACGTTGGAACCCAGGGGCACCCGCGAGAAGCTGCTCGCCTCGGAGTCGGACATCCTCTTCAGCCGCGACCTCTCGCGGATGGTGACCGACCTGCCGCTCGACGTGGAACTCGGCGCCCTGCGCGGCGCGGGCGACCCGGCGCGGCTCGAAGCCCTCCTCGACGAGCTGGAACTCGTGAGCGTGAAGCGCGAGCTGACGACCCTGGGGGCGCCGGAGCCCACCGAGCCCGACCCGGTGCCGCAGGGGCCCGCCGAGGAGATCGAGGTCGCCGAGTGGCGCACCCCCGGCGAGGGTGTGACCTGGGGCTTCGTGCTCTCGCGGGAGGACGACCTCACCGCCGACCTCCTCGCGGCGGCGACCTTCGACGGGCGGGTCGCGCGGGTGGCCCCGACCGAGGAGCGGCCCCGGGAGGCGGACGGGGCGGCGGCGTCGCTCGTCGCCGCGTCGCCGGGCGGCCTCCTGCTGGCCGGGGAGGAGGAGACCCAGCCCCTCACCAAGGCCGAGCAGAAGGCGGCGGACAAGGTGCGCAAGGCCGCCGAGAAGGCCGCGCAGAAGGTCGCCGCCCTCTTCCCCCCCACCGTCTCCGAAGCCGAGTTCGTGGGGCAGCGGGCCGTCACGGCGGCGGGCGCCAAGGCCCTCGCGGCGCACCTCAGCGTGCGGGGGACGACGGTGGAGCCGGGGGACGATCCCCTCCTCGTCGCCTACCTGCTCGACCCCGCGAACACGAACATGCCGGCGGTGGCCGAGCGGTACCTGAAGACCTCGTGGCCCGCCGAGGCCGCCGCCCGCGCCGTGATGACCCACCACCTCCTGCGCGACCTGCCCGCTCAACTCGACGAGCCCCGCCGCCGGCTGTACGAGGAGACGGAAAGGCCGCTCGCGGGCGTGCTGACCCGAATGGAGGTGCGCGGCGTCCGCCTCGACAGCGACTACATCCGGGGACTGGCGGGCGCGACGACCGCCCGGATAGGTGAGCTCGAGGCCGAAATCTACCGCCACGCGGGCCGGGAGTTCCCGATCCGCAGCCGCGACCAACTGGAGGCCGTGCTGTACGACGAACTCGGCCTCGCCTCGGGCAAGAAGACCAAGCTGACGGGCAAGCGTTCGACCGCCGTCTCCGCCCTCGAACCCCTGCGAGGCGAGCACCCGATCATCCCCGCCCTGCTCGAATACCGCGAGTTGGAGAAGCTGCGGGGCACGTACCTCGATCCGCTCCCGAACCTCGTCAACCCGCGCACCGGGCGGCTGCACACCACCTTCGCGCAGACGGCGGTGGCGACGGGGCGCCTGAGCAGCCTCAACCCCAACCTCCAGAACATCCCCATCCGCTCGGAGCTGGGCCGCGAGATTCGCAAGGGCTTCATCGCGGACGAGGGCTACGTGCTCCTGAGCGCCGACTACTCGCAGATCGAGCTGCGGCTCCTCGCGCACATCGCGGGCGACCAACTGATGCAGCAGGCGTTCCAGGAGGGGGCGGACATCCACCGCCGCACCGCCGCGCAGGTGCTCGGGCTGGAGGAGACGACGGTCAGCGCCCAGCAGCGCCGCGCCGCGAAGACGGTGAACTTCGGCGTGCTGTACGGCATGAGCGCGCACCGCCTGAGCAACGACCTCGGCATCTCGTACGCGGAGGCGGCGAGCTTCATCGACATCTACTTCTCGACCTACCCGGGCATCCGCGGTTACATCGAGCGCACGCTCGCTTTCGGGCGCGAGCACGGCTACGTCGAGACCCTCTACGGGCGGCGCCGCTACGTCCCCGAGCTGACGGCCACCAACCGCAACGTGCGCGAGGCCGGGGAGCGGCTGGCGTACAACATGCCCATCCAGGGGACCGCCGCCGACATCATCAAATTCGCGATGGTGCGGCTCGACCGGGAACTCGAAGCCCTCGGTGCCCGCCTCCTCCTGCAAGTGCACGACGAACTGCTGATCGAGGTGCCGGAAGGCCGGGTGGACGAGACGAGCCGGCTCACCCGCGAGGTGATGGAGGGGGCGGCGAGTCTCAGCGTGCCCCTCGCGGTGGAGGTCGGGGTGGGGCCGAACTGGTACGACACGAAGTAAGAGACCTCCTGCGGGGGTCGCGGAAGGCAAAAGGCGAAAGGCCGACCGGGGGTGCCCTCTGCTCTCGACCTGCGGCCTTCCTTCAGCCTCGCTTCACACGGGGAGGGGACGTACCTTCGGGCGCGCCGGGGTCGGGTCTTCTGGGCGCCGGAGGGTTACCCATGACGATGAACAGCCAGCTCGAAGAAACGCTCGCCCTGCTCTCGGGGGGCGCGGAGAATATCGACCCCAACCTCGCCGTGACCCACCTGCGCTCGTGGCAGGCGTCGCTGGGCGACCACCCCAAGGGCGGGATGCTCGCCGCGCAGCTCGGCAAGGTCGCCGAACTCCTGCAAGCCGGGCAGTACACCGAAGCCGCCGCCTCGCTTCCCCCGATGGGCGCCGAGGTCGAGACCCTGGCCCGCACCGCCCCCGACGACCTGCGCGACACGCTGATGCGCCTCGCCGAGGTGCTGCACCTCTCGGACGGCGGGCTGGACGCCTGAGTCAACCCGAACTTGGGGCGCGCCTGGGATCAACCCCGGGCGCCCTTTCCTGTTGGACCCTGTGGGCGGCCTGGGCCCTTCCGGGGGTAGGCTCCGGCATGACGATCAAGGCCCTGTTCTGGGACATCGGCGGCGTGCTGCTCACGAACGGGTGGGACCGCGAGCAGCGGGCGGACGTGGTGGCCCGCTTCGGTCTGGACGCGCAGGACTTCTCGGAGCGGCACAAGCTGGCCGTGCCGGAACTGGAGCGGGGCCGCATGACCCTGGCGGAGTACCTGGAGCAGGTGGTCTTCCACACGCCGCGTTCCTTCACCCTGGAAGACTTCCGCGCCGCGATGGAGGCCGAGAGCCTCCCGCGTGAGGAGCCGCTGGCCCTGGCCCGCGAGCTGGGGGGGCGGCACCGCATGTACTCGCTGAACAACGAGGGCCGCGACCTGAACGAGCACCGCATCCGCACCTACGGGCTGGGCGAGTTCCTGCTCGCCTTTTTCACCTCCTGCTACCTCGGCCTGCTCAAGCCCAACCCGGCGATGTACCGCCTGGCCCTGAGTCTCGCCCAGGTGCGCCCGGACGAAGCCGTCATGATCGACGACCGCCCGCAGAACGTGGAGGCGGCCCGCTCGGTGGGGATGCACGCCGTGCGCTACGAGGACGCCGCCCAGCTCCGGGAGGAACTGTCGGCGCTCGGGGTGAGGTGACGCGGAGCAGGGGTTAGACCTTCACGAACTCCTGCACGCCGAGCACGAACATCACCGCGCCGCCGACCGCCACCTCCACGGGGTCGGCGACCAGCCCCTCGCCCTGCTCGCCCATCGGGACGCTGGGGGTCACGAGGCGGGTGCGGGTGCGGCAGGTCCGCTGCACGTGCCGCTTGAGTTCGGCGAGGCGCTCGTCGGACACCCCGATCATCAGGGTGGTGTTGCCCTCCCGCAGGAAGCCCCCCGTGCTCGCCAGCTTCGTGACCTCGAAGGCGTTTTCGGACAGCACACGCACGAGGGCGGCGGCGTCGGCATCCTGGATCACGGCGAGAACCAGCTTCATGAAGCGCAGCATAACAAGCAAAACGGCCTCCGGGGCGGGAGGCCGCGGGGCAGGCGGGTCAGGGGCTTACGCGACCTGCTTCTTCTTGCCAGTCACCGGGGCACCCTGCTCCTGGCCGAGTGCTTGCGTCTCCTTGAGGCGGAAGATCACCAGGCTGCCCACGAAGGTGCAGGTGATCATGCCGTGCGCGTTGAGGAGAGAGAGGGCCCTCATCACGTCCTCGCGGCTCATCCGGAGCTGCTCGCTCATGTACAGGGCGGAGTCGGCGCGGCCCTCGAGATAGTCGCGCACCCGCTTGGCGTCCGCGGTGAGCGGCGTGGCGGGCACGTCGGCGAGGCCGGGGTCGGCGAGCCCGTACACGGCGCGGGTCCCGGTGCCGGGCAGGCGGCGTACCCGGCCCTGGTCGAGCAGGCTGGCGAGCGCGGCGCGCAGGTGCGACAGGGCCAGCCCCGTCGTCTTGGCGAGTTCGGTCTCGACCCACTCGGGCTTGCTCTCCAGCGCCTTCAAGACGAGCTTCTCGTTCGCCCGGCGAGTCTCTTGCAGATCTTCGAGGGTGGGGGGGTTGAACATGCGCTATCCTCCGACAAAACCAGAGCAAAACACCTGTGCTTCACCCTGGCGTGGTTGTTGATGATGAACCGAGTTCAACTGCGCCCAGAAGCGCAACTTTCCTATTGTGACAGAAGTTCGTGCCCTTTGCATGAGACCCGGGCGAGTCGGTCGAGGAGGTCACGCCGGGCCCAGGCTCCCGGCGACGAGCGGTGGCGCATCGTAAGCGGTCACGCGGGGCAGCACCGTGACCCGGCGCCCCCTGTGAAGCTCTCGTCAGCTTGGGCGGGGCCGCTGCGCAGGGCGGTCGGCGTCGCCCGCGTATGCTGCGAACCGGACGCGGGGCAAGGGCGGGACCCGGCGGCAGAGCCTCGGCGGGACGGAAGGGGGAAAACAGGAGCGTGCTCGAGATCAAGAACCTGAGCAAGACCTACGGGGGGCACCCGGCCCTCTCGGACGTGACCCTGCGCGCCGGGGAGGGCGAGGTCTTCGGCCTGCTGGGCCCGAACGGGGCGGGCAAGACCACCCTGCTGCGGGTCGTCGCCACGCTGCTCGCCCCCACCTCGGGCACGGTGCGGGTGGCGGGACACGACACGCGGCGCGAGCCCGAGGCGGTCAGGCGCTCGGTCGGCGTGGTGAACGGCGGCATGGGCCTGCCCGCCCGCCTGACCGGGCGCGAGGTGCTGCGCTCCTTCGCGGGGCTGTACGGGCTGGGCCGGGCTCAGGCCGACGCGCGGATCGAGGAGCTGGACGGGGCGCTGGAGCTGGGCCGAACGCTCGACACCCGGGCGGGCGACTACTCGACCGGCATGGCGCAGAAGGTGGTGATCGCCCGCGCCGTCATCCATGATCCCCCGGTCCTGATCCTCGACGAGGCGGCGAGCGGGCTCGACATCTTCGCGCGGCGGGCCCTGCTCGACTTCGTGCTCGCGGCGCGGCGCCCGGGCAGGCTCACCCTCTACTCCACCCACGTCATGAGCGAGGCCGAGGAGGTCTGCGACCGGGTGGCGATCCTCCACCGGGGCGAGGTGGTCACCGTCGGGCCGGTCGCCGGGATCTTGAGCCGCACCGGGGAACGCACCCTGGAGCGGGCCTTTTTCGCCCTCGTGCGGGAACAGGCCGGGGCGCGGGAAGCGGAGGTCGTCCGTGCGCCCTGAGTTCGTGTGGCGGGTGGCCTCGCGCGACCTGCTCTCCACCCTGCGCGACCGCCGGGCCCTGGTGGGCAGCGTCCTGATCCCGCTGCTGCTCATCCCGCTCTTCACGCTCGGGCTGCCCCTGCTGCTGGGCCGCTTCGTGGGCGGGCAGGCGCAGGAACGGCAGCGGGTGGGGGTGGTCGGCACCCTCCCCGCCCCCCTGAGACAGGCCCTCACGCGGGACGAGCGGGGCCCGGACGGCGCCGTCACGCGCGCCGGGGTCCGGCTCGTGCCCGTGACCGAGCCGCGGGCTGCCGTGGCGTCGGGCGAGGTGGACGCGGCGCTGCGGGTCGCCTCTCCCCTGCCCGCCCGCGCGGGGGACGGCACGGGGCGGCTGGAGGTCTACGCGAGGCTCGGGAACCTGCGCGCCCAGACCGGGGCCTACGCCAAGGTGCAGGACGTGGTGGAGGGGTACAACCGCGGGCTCGCCGTGGATCGCCTCGCCGCGCTGGGGCTGGGGGCGGGGACCCTGACCCCCGTGACGCTCGCCCCCATCGACGCCAGCCCAGAGGGGGAGCGGCGGGGCGGGCAGCTCGCCTTCCTGATTCCGCTGCTGATGCTCAACTTCATCCTGACGGGGGCGACGGCGACGGCCCTCGACGCCACGGCGGGCGAGAAGGAGCGCGGCACCCTGGAGAGCCTGCTCGTCTCGCCGGTGCGCCGCTCGGAGGTCGTCGCGGGCAAACTCCTCGCCACCACCGTCACGGCGCTCACGACGGCGTGTTTCAGCGTGCTGGGCTTTCTCCTGACCGGGGTGGTGGCGGGCGTGGCCCTCTCCCGGGGCGGGACCTCCGACGAGATCGCGCGGAGTCTCGGCGGGCAACTCACCCTGAGCCCCGGAAGCGCCCTCGCCCTGCTCGCCACGGTGCTCAGCGCGGCCCTCTTGATCAGCGCCGTCCTGATCGCCCTGAGCATCTACGCGCGGGGCTACAAGGAGGCGCAGACGTACGTGACGCCCCTCTCGCTCGCCATCGTTTTTCCCGCCGTGCTGCTGCAATTCAGCGACTTCCTGACGCCGGGGAGCGGCCTCTACGCCCTGCCCCTCTTCGGGAGCATGCTCGCCATCCTCGACACGGTGCGCGGCAACCTGAGCCCGGGGCACCTGCTCGCCGCCGTGGGGGCCAACCTGCTCGGCGCGCTCGTGCTCGGTTTGATCGCGTGGCGGTCCTTCGGACGGGAGGAGGTCATCTTCCGCACCTGAGCGGTGCGAGAAGCGGGCCCCCCCCGCCGTGGGGGGGGGCCCGCCTCGTCGCTCCGAAAGATCAGCGGCTGGAGTTCTTGGGATCGGTGGGGGTCGTGGGGTGCTGGGCGACGGGCGCCTCGTCCTGCCCCTCCAGCGCGGCGACACCCGTCTCGTGGGGGCGGGACTCCAGGGGGTTGATGCTGACCGTCTCCTTGCTGACCGAATCGACCAGGATGTCGAGCACGTTGCCCTCGCGGGCGAGCTGCACGGCCTTGTTCGTCACGATCTCGCCGACGTTGAGGATGATCGTGTCGTCGGGGGCGAGGATCACGCGGGTCACCGGGCGGCCCAGCGCGTCGCGGATCTTTTGCTCCTGCTGCTGTTCCTGGCGCTCCTCCAGGGCCTGGCCGACGTCCTCGCGCTTCTCGCCGAACCACGACCGCGCGCGTTCGAGCAGGTTGCTCGCGCCCTCGCTGACGCTGGCGACGCCGCCCGACAGCGCCGCGCCCGCCGCCGGGGCCACCGCGCCCGTCCGGCTGCCGGTCGCGTTGATCAGGGCCGACTCCACCCCGAAGCTGCGGGCCCGCTC
This sequence is a window from Deinococcus planocerae. Protein-coding genes within it:
- the polA gene encoding DNA polymerase I, producing the protein MTASVPSPNTLVLIDGHALAFRSYFALPPLSSSRGEATHAILGFLRFTLRLARQATNQIIVVFDPPVKTFRHEQYEGYKSGRAQTPSDLPGQINRIREIVDALGFPRLEEPGFEADDVIASLTRMAEGKGFQVRIVTSDRDAYQLLDDHVRVISNDFALIGPGEVLDKYGVTVRQWVDYRALTGDASDNIPGAKGIGPKTAAKLLQECGDLDTVLARAKDGTLEPRGTREKLLASESDILFSRDLSRMVTDLPLDVELGALRGAGDPARLEALLDELELVSVKRELTTLGAPEPTEPDPVPQGPAEEIEVAEWRTPGEGVTWGFVLSREDDLTADLLAAATFDGRVARVAPTEERPREADGAAASLVAASPGGLLLAGEEETQPLTKAEQKAADKVRKAAEKAAQKVAALFPPTVSEAEFVGQRAVTAAGAKALAAHLSVRGTTVEPGDDPLLVAYLLDPANTNMPAVAERYLKTSWPAEAAARAVMTHHLLRDLPAQLDEPRRRLYEETERPLAGVLTRMEVRGVRLDSDYIRGLAGATTARIGELEAEIYRHAGREFPIRSRDQLEAVLYDELGLASGKKTKLTGKRSTAVSALEPLRGEHPIIPALLEYRELEKLRGTYLDPLPNLVNPRTGRLHTTFAQTAVATGRLSSLNPNLQNIPIRSELGREIRKGFIADEGYVLLSADYSQIELRLLAHIAGDQLMQQAFQEGADIHRRTAAQVLGLEETTVSAQQRRAAKTVNFGVLYGMSAHRLSNDLGISYAEAASFIDIYFSTYPGIRGYIERTLAFGREHGYVETLYGRRRYVPELTATNRNVREAGERLAYNMPIQGTAADIIKFAMVRLDRELEALGARLLLQVHDELLIEVPEGRVDETSRLTREVMEGAASLSVPLAVEVGVGPNWYDTK
- a CDS encoding HAD family hydrolase; the protein is MTIKALFWDIGGVLLTNGWDREQRADVVARFGLDAQDFSERHKLAVPELERGRMTLAEYLEQVVFHTPRSFTLEDFRAAMEAESLPREEPLALARELGGRHRMYSLNNEGRDLNEHRIRTYGLGEFLLAFFTSCYLGLLKPNPAMYRLALSLAQVRPDEAVMIDDRPQNVEAARSVGMHAVRYEDAAQLREELSALGVR
- a CDS encoding cyclic-di-AMP receptor, which produces MKLVLAVIQDADAAALVRVLSENAFEVTKLASTGGFLREGNTTLMIGVSDERLAELKRHVQRTCRTRTRLVTPSVPMGEQGEGLVADPVEVAVGGAVMFVLGVQEFVKV
- a CDS encoding transcriptional regulator; translated protein: MFNPPTLEDLQETRRANEKLVLKALESKPEWVETELAKTTGLALSHLRAALASLLDQGRVRRLPGTGTRAVYGLADPGLADVPATPLTADAKRVRDYLEGRADSALYMSEQLRMSREDVMRALSLLNAHGMITCTFVGSLVIFRLKETQALGQEQGAPVTGKKKQVA
- a CDS encoding ATP-binding cassette domain-containing protein yields the protein MLEIKNLSKTYGGHPALSDVTLRAGEGEVFGLLGPNGAGKTTLLRVVATLLAPTSGTVRVAGHDTRREPEAVRRSVGVVNGGMGLPARLTGREVLRSFAGLYGLGRAQADARIEELDGALELGRTLDTRAGDYSTGMAQKVVIARAVIHDPPVLILDEAASGLDIFARRALLDFVLAARRPGRLTLYSTHVMSEAEEVCDRVAILHRGEVVTVGPVAGILSRTGERTLERAFFALVREQAGAREAEVVRAP
- a CDS encoding ABC transporter permease, with product MRPEFVWRVASRDLLSTLRDRRALVGSVLIPLLLIPLFTLGLPLLLGRFVGGQAQERQRVGVVGTLPAPLRQALTRDERGPDGAVTRAGVRLVPVTEPRAAVASGEVDAALRVASPLPARAGDGTGRLEVYARLGNLRAQTGAYAKVQDVVEGYNRGLAVDRLAALGLGAGTLTPVTLAPIDASPEGERRGGQLAFLIPLLMLNFILTGATATALDATAGEKERGTLESLLVSPVRRSEVVAGKLLATTVTALTTACFSVLGFLLTGVVAGVALSRGGTSDEIARSLGGQLTLSPGSALALLATVLSAALLISAVLIALSIYARGYKEAQTYVTPLSLAIVFPAVLLQFSDFLTPGSGLYALPLFGSMLAILDTVRGNLSPGHLLAAVGANLLGALVLGLIAWRSFGREEVIFRT